The Kribbella shirazensis genomic interval GCCCAGAAGCAGCGCACTGGCCCGCCGACTACTTCTGACCGGTCTGCTACGGGGTTGTCTTCAGTTGTTTGCGCATGCGGCGGATGGAGCGGGCGTTGCGGATGACGTTCAGGAGCATGCCGAAGAGGCCGAGTGCTTGGACGCCGGACAGTGGGCTCCAGTAGTCGCGCCAGATGAGGATCTCGCCGTTGCGCGCCTTGAGGAGTTGGACGTACGGCATCCGGTACTCCTTGCCGGTCCTGACGACCGTGCCACGCGCTTCGTACTCCGCGATGATCACTTCCGGATCCGCTGTCTCGTGGACTGTCAGATTGTGGAAGGTCTTCAGCTCCAGCGGGGTCTTCGTGATGGAGGTCAGGTACTGCCGGACCGGCTCGCGACCGACGAGGTACTTCGGCACACCGGGCGGAGCGAACGGCAACTCGTGCGCACCGTCCTTCGCGAACATCTCGGCGAAGCCGTTCAGATCCTTGTTCAGGAACAGTTCATGCGCCCGCTCCAGCACCTCACGGGTGCTCGGAACGGTCGTTGCCTTCGACTCGGTCATGCTGGTCAGCTCTCCTGTCGTGGAAGTTTCAGTCAACGCTTGTTGCCTGAAATGACTGTAGCCAGGCCGAGTCGATTGAGTCAACATGCGTAGACTGAGTGCATATCGACCATGCCGGGATTGGGTCGGCAGTGTGGGGTTCGGGCCGGGTACCGGTGGGGGTGTAGCGGAAGCGCCGCGGGATGCGGCTGTAGGAGGCTGGCAGTACACCGTCGGTTATGGGCGGTCTTGTCAGGGAGTGGCCATGATGCGTCGGCGAGGCGCGGTCCATGGGGGCGGGGAGCCCGACGTGATCGAGGTCGGACTGGATGAGTTGTTCCGGTTCGGTTCCGAGGACGAGGACGAGGACGAGGACGAGGATGCGGACGCGGGCAGCGAAAGCGACTATGCGCAGCCGGTCGATGACGAGGATGATGCCGAGCCGGACGCAGTTGAGCAGTGGCGAGCGGACGAGCCTGAGCCGGCGGGTGCGTCGTTCGGTGCCGCCTTCTTCGGCTGGCTGGTCGCCGGCAGTTCCGCCGTACTCCTGGTGGCGTTGGTCAGTGCCGTTGGCGCGTTGATCGGCTGGGACAAAGTTGCCAGCTGGTCAGAGAGTCGCGCCGGCGGCGGCTGGGTGTATGTCGGCGCTTGGATAGTTCTTGTTGTGTCGACGGGAGTCGGCGCTTTCTTGGGCGGTTACACGAGTGGACGGATGGTGCCGTCGCAGGGAGGACGACAAGGCCTGGACGTGTGGGTCTTCAGCTGGTGCGCCTCTGTCCTGATCCTGGGGCTGGGGTACGTGGCGGACCGCCAGTACCACCTCGCTGCCGGCGTCGACTGGCCGTCCTTGCCGATCGCGGAGGCCGACCGGACAGTGGCGGTTCTGGTCGCACTCGCCGCGCTCCTGCTTGTCACGCTGGTGGGGTCGGTGCTTGGTGGTGCCGTCGGGAACAGGTGTTACTCGCGCCTGAGTAAGACCAACAAATCCAGCAACTGATCGTGGTGCGACCGGCGGATCCTGTTTCTGAGAGGGTGGGACGGTGTCTGATCGTCCTGAACTCGTTGCCGGTGCCCGCGGAGACGACCTCCGGGTTGTCTACAACGCCGCTCTGCACAATCTGCTCGACGTCAACGTCATTGCCGATGCCGCGTCCGGTACGGCGTACCTCCGGGCCGGCGGCGGGTACTCCGATCCGTGGACGCGCGACGCGGCGATCAACTCCTGGCATGCGGCCAGCCTGCTGGCTCCGAACGTCGCCGAGCACACCCTGCGCAAGGTCTGCGCCGGCGGACTGGTCGCGCAGGACAACCAGTGGTGGGACCAGATCATCTGGGTGATCGGCGCGCGACACCACTGCCTGGTCACCGGCGACACCGCCTTCTCGGCGGATGCGTTCCGGATCGGGAGTGCCTCGCTGGAGGTCCTGCGGCGCGACCGCTTCGACCCGGGCACCGGCCTCTATCGTGGCCCCGCCCTGATGCAGGACGGTATCGCCGGCTATCCGGAGCCGCCGTACCAGCCGCACAACCAGTCGTCGTTCGTCCTGGATCACCCCGGTAGTCACGAGATCCGGTGTCTGTCGACCAACGCGATCTACGCCGAGGCACTTCGTTGTCTCGGGCAACTCGCCGCCGAGCTCGGCGAGGACCCGGCCGCGTACGCCGCTCAGCGCGCCGAACTCGTGGACGCCATCAACAACCATCTGTGGTCGGCCGAGGCTGAGCGGTACGGCTACTTCCTCGGTCCCGATGGGCTCGATCTCCACCAGGAGACCGCCGGGCTCGCCCTCGCGATCGAGTTCGGCATCGCCGGTCCGGAGCGCGCGGCCGCTCTCCTCGGAGGCATCCACCACGAGCCTTTCGGTGTCGTGAACGTCTGGCCGCACTTCGCTCGTTTCGACGCCGGCCACCCCGGTCGGCACAACGCGATCTGCTGGCCGATGGTCATGGGCCTGTGGGGATACGCAGCTGCCGAGGCGGGGCATGTGGGGGAGTTAGGGCGGACGCTGGACGACCTCGTGAGGCTGTTTCGCTCGAGTGGCGACGAACTGTTCGAGCTCTACAACGCGACCACCGGCGCTGTGGACGGCGGGTGGCAGGTCGGGCGTCAGTGGGAGTCGCTGCCGCACCAGACCTGGTCGGCGACCGCGCTGCTGCGGCTCGTCCACGAGGGCCTGTTCGGGCTCAGGTTCGATCCGGCAGGCATCACCTTCCGGCCGGCGGTGCCACCGCAGTACGCCGGAGAATGGTCACTGCGCTCCTTGAGGTACCGCGCCGCGACGCTGGACATCACCCTCCGAGGCGAAGGCACCCGCGTCCTCTCCGTCCACCTGGACCAGCAGCCCCGGGACGACGCCCGCCTACCCGCGAACATCACCGGCCACCACCAGGTCGAACTCCTCGTCGGCTAGCTCTGCGGCCGGTACCGGTGGTCGGCGCTCAGAGGCCGCAGTCGAAGCCGTCGTTGTTCGGGTTGGCGTCGGCCAGCCGGTCGAGGATCCGGGACGTCCGACGAAGTTCCTCACCTGGAGCGTGCTCCGCGAAGAACGTCGCCACCACCGCGTCGACCACCGGTTCGGCGGTGCGCAGCGCCTCCCGGCCCGCATCGGTGAGCTCGGCCCAGGTGGCCCGCCGGTCCTGCGGCGAGGTGGTCCGGATCACCCAGCCGTCCTTGTCCTCCAGCTTGCCGACCAGCCGGGTCGCGCCGCTGCGGGAGATCATCAACGCCTCGGCCAGCGGTGCCATCCGGAGCTTGCCGCCCGCCTCGTCGATCGCACGCAGCACCTCGTGCTCGAAGTACGTCATCTTGGCGACGCTGCGCAGGTTGTTGTCGAGGTGGGCGTACAGCAGCGTGTCCGCGCGGTACAGCGCCCGCCAGGCCTCGAACTGGTCTCTGCTCATCCGCTGCGTCACCATGGTCCTGAGTATACGCAAAAACTGTTGACACATGAACTGTTCCTACGGGTAGAGTGTGCGCAGATAGTTCACTCGTCAACTCTTGAGGTGTGCATCGTGAGTAGGGTTCGCTGGAAAGCCGTGCGCCCGCTGCGGCATCGGGACTACCGGTTGCTGTGGATCGGCCTGGCCGTGGCCCTGCTCGGCAGCGGACTCTGGCTCGTGGCGCTGGCCTGGCAGGTGATCGAGCTCGGCGGCGGTCCGGTGCAGCTGTCCGTCGTCACCACGGCGTACTCCGTCGGACTGGTCGCCTGCGTGCTGTTCGGCGGTGTCGCGGCCGA includes:
- a CDS encoding nuclear transport factor 2 family protein, with the protein product MTESKATTVPSTREVLERAHELFLNKDLNGFAEMFAKDGAHELPFAPPGVPKYLVGREPVRQYLTSITKTPLELKTFHNLTVHETADPEVIIAEYEARGTVVRTGKEYRMPYVQLLKARNGEILIWRDYWSPLSGVQALGLFGMLLNVIRNARSIRRMRKQLKTTP
- a CDS encoding MGH1-like glycoside hydrolase domain-containing protein, translated to MSDRPELVAGARGDDLRVVYNAALHNLLDVNVIADAASGTAYLRAGGGYSDPWTRDAAINSWHAASLLAPNVAEHTLRKVCAGGLVAQDNQWWDQIIWVIGARHHCLVTGDTAFSADAFRIGSASLEVLRRDRFDPGTGLYRGPALMQDGIAGYPEPPYQPHNQSSFVLDHPGSHEIRCLSTNAIYAEALRCLGQLAAELGEDPAAYAAQRAELVDAINNHLWSAEAERYGYFLGPDGLDLHQETAGLALAIEFGIAGPERAAALLGGIHHEPFGVVNVWPHFARFDAGHPGRHNAICWPMVMGLWGYAAAEAGHVGELGRTLDDLVRLFRSSGDELFELYNATTGAVDGGWQVGRQWESLPHQTWSATALLRLVHEGLFGLRFDPAGITFRPAVPPQYAGEWSLRSLRYRAATLDITLRGEGTRVLSVHLDQQPRDDARLPANITGHHQVELLVG
- a CDS encoding MarR family winged helix-turn-helix transcriptional regulator gives rise to the protein MVTQRMSRDQFEAWRALYRADTLLYAHLDNNLRSVAKMTYFEHEVLRAIDEAGGKLRMAPLAEALMISRSGATRLVGKLEDKDGWVIRTTSPQDRRATWAELTDAGREALRTAEPVVDAVVATFFAEHAPGEELRRTSRILDRLADANPNNDGFDCGL